The following are encoded in a window of Streptomyces sp. 11x1 genomic DNA:
- a CDS encoding GntR family transcriptional regulator yields MPQIEEAQPKYLQIAHYIRDQILRGDLRPGDEVPSERQLAANWKVSRPTAARSLEALSHQGLVEKRQGSGTYVRSLEVNRRARELYGRARQTGKIYTPGEYAVITSAGWMEAPDHVVEALGLVKDLRAVHRRRVTNNQDGPITLSTSWFAPDVGHRAPKLLEPERIQEGTLMYVENMTGRQGSYAEDRMCARSATEEEAADLQLQAGSAVLIVHHVVFDLQDRPLEFAEATYPPHRWAFEQGYPLT; encoded by the coding sequence ATGCCTCAGATCGAAGAGGCTCAGCCGAAGTATCTCCAGATCGCGCACTACATCCGTGATCAGATCCTTCGGGGCGACCTGCGGCCGGGGGACGAGGTGCCCTCGGAGCGGCAGTTGGCTGCGAACTGGAAGGTGTCCCGTCCTACTGCCGCGCGGTCGTTGGAGGCGCTGAGTCATCAGGGGCTCGTCGAGAAGCGCCAGGGATCGGGCACGTATGTGCGCAGCCTGGAGGTCAACCGGCGGGCGCGTGAGCTGTACGGGCGGGCTCGGCAGACCGGGAAGATCTACACGCCCGGTGAGTACGCGGTGATCACCTCGGCCGGTTGGATGGAGGCCCCGGATCACGTTGTTGAGGCTCTGGGCCTGGTCAAGGATCTGCGGGCTGTGCATCGGCGGCGGGTGACGAACAACCAGGACGGGCCGATCACGCTGTCCACTTCGTGGTTCGCTCCGGACGTCGGCCACCGCGCCCCGAAGCTCCTGGAGCCGGAGCGGATCCAAGAGGGGACGCTCATGTACGTCGAGAACATGACGGGGCGCCAGGGGAGTTACGCCGAAGACCGCATGTGTGCTCGCAGTGCGACGGAGGAGGAGGCGGCAGACCTCCAGCTGCAAGCCGGGTCTGCGGTCCTGATCGTTCATCACGTCGTCTTCGACCTCCAGGACCGGCCGTTGGAGTTCGCCGAAGCCACCTATCCGCCGCATCGCTGGGCGTTCGAGCAGGGCTACCCGCTCACCTGA
- a CDS encoding DUF1152 domain-containing protein, with translation MTRLIVAAGGGGDAVAAAMLHAALYGDEDQAVILTYAWDRLLIDPVPGPRGPNNFTGLQHLTPAVWAVPAKARPIAPAGSTLPRLAAELPHTFALIDPRHGVEGITRQLEELVSHLSPESIDLLDVGGDILARGDEPTLKSPLADAVTLAACCQVNAPIRLLVAGPGLDGELPPDALRGTLGPLVHTFTAKDVEPTSSVLEWHPSEATGMLAATARGVRGTCEMRDAGLPVPLTDEGPTVHGVDLDEALSRNQLARAITTTATLDEAEAHSREICGYSEIDYERNKATWLKDQPPTKLDPEAVLTQLDQFEAEARSRGVTHTTFRRITEALNFNGSLREDLRQLLISSRPEKYDPPLWRIASTAE, from the coding sequence ATGACGCGGTTGATCGTCGCAGCAGGAGGAGGGGGCGACGCAGTCGCCGCCGCAATGCTTCACGCCGCCCTCTACGGCGACGAGGACCAGGCGGTGATCCTCACGTACGCGTGGGACCGCCTACTGATCGACCCGGTACCGGGCCCCCGAGGACCGAACAACTTCACCGGCCTCCAACACCTCACCCCAGCAGTCTGGGCAGTGCCGGCCAAGGCCCGCCCGATCGCTCCAGCAGGCTCCACACTCCCGCGCCTAGCGGCAGAACTTCCGCACACCTTTGCACTGATCGACCCGCGCCACGGAGTTGAGGGCATCACCCGCCAGCTCGAAGAACTAGTGAGCCACCTGTCACCGGAGTCGATCGATCTCCTGGACGTTGGCGGCGACATCCTCGCCCGAGGTGATGAGCCCACACTGAAGAGCCCGCTCGCCGACGCCGTGACACTCGCCGCATGCTGCCAGGTGAACGCACCGATCCGCCTCCTGGTGGCAGGCCCCGGTCTGGACGGCGAACTGCCTCCCGATGCGCTGCGCGGGACACTCGGCCCGCTCGTCCACACCTTCACGGCCAAGGACGTTGAACCGACCAGCTCGGTCCTGGAATGGCACCCCTCCGAGGCAACCGGGATGCTGGCGGCTACGGCCCGAGGTGTACGCGGCACGTGCGAGATGCGAGACGCCGGCCTTCCCGTCCCTCTCACCGACGAAGGGCCGACCGTCCATGGAGTCGACCTGGACGAGGCATTGAGCCGGAACCAGCTGGCCCGCGCCATCACGACGACCGCCACCCTGGACGAGGCAGAAGCACACAGCCGCGAAATCTGCGGGTACTCGGAGATCGACTACGAGCGCAACAAGGCGACATGGCTCAAGGACCAGCCACCGACGAAGCTCGACCCGGAAGCTGTACTGACCCAACTCGATCAGTTCGAGGCCGAGGCCCGAAGCCGCGGAGTCACCCACACGACGTTCCGCCGCATCACCGAGGCGCTGAACTTCAACGGCTCCCTACGCGAGGACCTGCGCCAACTGCTCATCAGCAGCCGTCCGGAGAAGTACGACCCACCCTTGTGGCGAATCGCATCCACTGCTGAGTAA
- a CDS encoding ATP-binding protein encodes MATPEEIEALLRQPEGVDLEFKNARVHPRILGRIIAAFANTRGGTIIVGIDDRPNPTAGRLTGVDPHAFERLVNYARRHLDPQPEIRAFCVTAQGKQFGVIRVEASQNTPVSSDGQVAIRVGSSITTIPASNFTPRSFSTPDSNQIVPEVRAASLNLRRPFRRRNVLIIATAALVLPGALFLVRFLQGNDPASLTPGAALLGFSILFAGLMVELVGWRPKDEDVAQTRERVRQAEAELEEELRSPHADASQSQAEDEEQARLTLSALWTVTHRRLDHYHGIALEQAAKSFRNAQIAMTVGFILLVAFAAVAFFASTTAGAVVAGALGAVSAALAGYVSRTFVKSQETAAEHLRAYFDQPLEFSRYLAAERLITDARLETQQRAEILSSLVQAMIAGPPSDRGAQDISQSGQGR; translated from the coding sequence ATGGCGACACCCGAAGAGATCGAAGCCCTCCTGCGCCAACCCGAGGGAGTTGATCTTGAGTTCAAGAATGCCAGAGTGCATCCTCGCATACTCGGCAGAATTATCGCCGCATTCGCCAATACGCGCGGTGGCACGATCATTGTTGGCATTGACGATCGACCTAATCCAACGGCGGGCAGACTAACCGGCGTCGATCCGCACGCATTTGAACGCCTCGTAAATTACGCGCGCAGACACCTGGATCCCCAACCCGAGATACGAGCCTTTTGCGTTACAGCACAAGGCAAACAGTTCGGCGTAATCCGCGTAGAAGCGTCCCAAAACACGCCTGTATCCAGTGATGGCCAAGTGGCAATACGAGTGGGATCGAGCATTACGACGATACCCGCATCGAATTTCACTCCTCGTTCATTCAGCACCCCTGATTCGAATCAAATAGTTCCCGAAGTTCGAGCGGCTTCGCTAAATCTACGCCGACCGTTCCGGCGTCGCAACGTCCTGATTATAGCGACCGCAGCCCTCGTTCTGCCTGGCGCGCTTTTTCTGGTCCGGTTCCTACAAGGAAATGATCCTGCATCTCTTACGCCCGGAGCAGCCCTACTAGGCTTCTCAATTCTTTTCGCTGGGCTAATGGTGGAACTCGTAGGGTGGAGGCCCAAGGACGAAGACGTCGCCCAAACGCGAGAGAGGGTGCGGCAGGCTGAAGCCGAACTGGAAGAGGAACTCCGCTCCCCCCATGCCGATGCTTCGCAGTCACAAGCGGAGGATGAGGAGCAGGCACGCCTGACGCTTTCCGCCCTCTGGACAGTGACCCATCGCCGATTGGACCACTACCATGGCATTGCACTAGAACAAGCAGCCAAATCGTTCCGCAACGCCCAGATCGCCATGACTGTCGGCTTCATCTTGCTAGTTGCGTTCGCCGCTGTGGCCTTCTTCGCCAGCACGACAGCTGGCGCCGTCGTAGCTGGCGCACTCGGCGCAGTCTCCGCTGCTCTCGCTGGATATGTGAGCAGAACCTTCGTTAAATCACAGGAAACTGCTGCCGAGCATTTGCGTGCCTACTTTGATCAGCCACTTGAGTTCTCCCGCTATCTAGCTGCTGAACGGCTGATTACTGACGCCCGTCTCGAAACACAGCAGCGAGCGGAAATCCTGAGTTCTTTGGTACAAGCGATGATCGCAGGGCCACCTTCAGATCGTGGTGCTCAGGATATTTCGCAATCCGGCCAAGGCAGGTAG